From a region of the Mercurialis annua linkage group LG1-X, ddMerAnnu1.2, whole genome shotgun sequence genome:
- the LOC126687600 gene encoding uncharacterized protein LOC126687600, which yields MFFDWMSLCCMKNHLAVTLDTLPVADEVARVTTFPDDRALYRQASPRNFGAMISSLSLKSAQVGHLVTEAYGKLHDDWEAVCQQLKVEKERLVEAKEALEREKGLLKEKTQRVEELEKRTSDDAVRMEGLSGEVAALTKDRDDLKKDFEEQLCDITKRNSIAVDQLKDEVVQLRKQAEVHDEQLRSQLLARDEEWGVKLTDKEDKLYENLRQILRAGEKKVSDAARALGGENVDLTPFELDIDELIKIVPTLPPEEEEDDYLVSPEEDDRAPGA from the exons ATGTTTTTTGATTGGATGTCGCTGTGCTGTATGAAGAATCATCTGGCTGTTACCCTGGATACTCTACCGGTTGCTGACGAGGTAGCTCGGGTCACTACTTTCCCTGATGACCGGGCCCTTTATAGGCAAGCCTCTCCCCGGAATTTTGGGGCGATGATCTCATCTCTTAGCCTTAAG TCGGCTCAGGTTGGTCACCTGGTGACCGAGGCATATGGGAAGCTCCATGATGACTGGGAGGCGGTGTGCCAACAGCTGAAGGTGGAGAAAGAGCGGTTGGTTGAGGCAAAGGAGGCTCTGGAGAGGGAGAAAGGTCTGTTGAAGGAGAAAACCCAACGGGTTGAGGAACTAGAAAAGAGGACGTCGGATGACGCTGTTAGGATGGAGGGCCTGTCGGGTGAGGTTGCTGCTCTGACTAAAGACCGAGATGATTTAAAGAAAGATTTTGAAGAGCAACTCTGCGATATCACCAAGAGGAACTCTATAGCGGTCGATCAGCTGAAGGATGAAGTGGTGCAGCTTCGGAAGCAGGCCGAGGTGCATGATGAGCAATTGAGATCCCAACTTCTGGCGAGGGATGAGGAATGGGGGGTTAAGCTGACCGACAAGGAAGATAAACTTTATGAGAACCTTCGCCAAATCCTTCGTGCTGGTGAGAAGAAGGTTTCAGATGCTGCCCGAGCTCTGGGAGGGGAGAATGTAGACTTAACCCCTTTCGAGCTCGATATTGATGAGCTGATCAAGATTGTGCCTACTCTCCCTCCTGAGGAAGAAGAGGATGATTACCTCGTTTCCCCGGAGGAGGATGATAGGGCTCCTGGGGCGTGA
- the LOC126687589 gene encoding laccase-17-like, with translation MRTLLGTLIFSFLNFCLLNELALAGVTRHYKFDIKVKNVTRLCNTTSIVTVNGKFPGPRIIVREDDRLVVKVVNNSPKNVSIHWHGVRQVRSGWYDGPAYVTQCPIKPGSTYVYNFTIVGQRGTLFWHAHIGWLRATVYGPLIILPKLGVPYPFPKPYKQFPILFGEWFKTDADAIINQSLQTGGGPNVSDAYTINGLPGPLYNCSAKDTYKLKVKPGKTYLLRLINAALNDELFISIANHTATVVEVDATYIKPFQTDKFLITPGQTMNLLLHTKPFYPNASFFILARPYATGSGTFDNTTVAAILEYEPPPHNPLSMTQLPLLKPTLPALNDTPFAFAFSNRLRSLASAEYPANVPKKVAKRFFFTVGLGTNPCPKNQTCQGPNGTKFAASVNNISFSLPTSALLQSYYFRKSNGVYTADFPSSPIIPFDFTGTPTNNTMVMNGTKVVVLPFNTSVEVVLQDTSILGNESHPLHLHGFNFFVLASGFGNFDPNNDPVNFNIVDPVERNTIGVPSGGWVAIRFLADNPGVWLMHCHFDVHLSWGLRMAWIVLDGPLPNQKLPPPPQDLPKC, from the exons ATGAGAACTCTTTTGGGTACTCTTATTTTCTCATTTCTAAATTTTTGTCTCCTCAATGAGCTTGCCCTAGCCGGTGTAACTAGGCACTACAAGTTTGAT aTTAAAGTGAAAAATGTGACTCGGCTATGTAACACAACGAGCATTGTTACTGTCAATGGAAAGTTTCCGGGACCTCGTATTATTGTGAGGGAAGACGATCGACTTGTCGTCAAAGTCGTTAACAATTCTCCAAAAAATGTCTCCATTCATTG GCATGGAGTTCGACAGGTTCGAAGTGGGTGGTACGACGGACCAGCTTATGTAACACAGTGCCCTATTAAACCGGGTTCAACTTATGTGTACAATTTTACAATAGTTGGGCAAAGAGGGACATTATTTTGGCATGCACACATTGGATGGCTAAGAGCCACTGTTTATGGTCCTTTAATAATTCTACCAAAACTTGGTGTCCCTTATCCATTTCCCAAACCTTACAAGCAATTTCCCATTCTCTTTG GGGAATGGTTTAAAACAGATGCTGATGCAATCATTAATCAGTCCCTGCAAACAGGTGGAGGTCCTAACGTTTCTGATGCCTATACCATCAATGGACTTCCAGGGCCATTATACAACTGCTCTGCCAAGG ATACATATAAGTTGAAGGTGAAACCTGGCAAAACTTATCTCCTCCGTCTGATCAACGCAGCACTCAATGATGAACTCTTTATCAGCATCGCAAATCACACAGCAACAGTAGTAGAAGTTGATGCAACTTACATCAAACCTTTTCAAACAGACAAATTCCTCATCACTCCAGGCCAAACCATGAACCTTCTACTTCACACCAAACCCTTTTATCCTAACGCCAGCTTCTTCATATTAGCAAGACCATACGCCACCGGCTCCGGGACCTTTGACAACACCACCGTGGCCGCTATTCTCGAATACGAACCACCGCCTCATAACCCTTTATCAATGACTCAACTTCCTCTTCTAAAACCGACCCTACCTGCTCTGAACGATACTCCTTTCGCTTTTGCCTTTTCGAACAGGCTTCGGAGTTTAGCGAGCGCTGAGTACCCGGCTAATGTGCCGAAGAAAGTAGCGAAACGCTTCTTTTTCACCGTCGGGTTAGGAACTAATCCCTGCCCGAAAAATCAGACTTGCCAGGGACCTAACGGGACTAAATTTGCAGCTTCTGTTAATAATATATCATTCTCTTTACCAACTTCAGCTTTGCTTCAGTCTTACTATTTTAGAAAATCTAACGGTGTCTACACTGCTGATTTTCCGAGTAGTCCGATAATACCGTTTGATTTTACGGGTACTCCGACGAATAATACGATGGTGATGAATGGAACTAAGGTGGTTGTGCTTCCGTTTAATACCAGTGTGGAAGTTGTGTTGCAGGATACAAGTATTCTTGGAAATGAAAGCCATCCTCTTCATTTGCATGGTTTCAATTTCTTTGTGTTGGCGTCAGGATTTGGAAACTTTGATCCGAATAATGATCCTGTCAATTTTAACATTGTTGATCCTGTTGAAAGAAACACAATTGGTGTTCCTTCTGGTGGTTGGGTTGCTATCCGATTTCTAGCAGATAATCCTG GAGTGTGGTTGATGCATTGCCACTTTGATGTTCACCTGAGCTGGGGATTGAGAATGGCTTGGATTGTTTTAGATGGACCCCTTCCTAATCAGAAATTGCCTCCTCCTCCCCAAGATCTACCAAAATGTTGA